A region of the Mytilus edulis chromosome 11, xbMytEdul2.2, whole genome shotgun sequence genome:
cccaaggcttgttctatctctatgatatcataatgtaccattctattatcccaaggcttgtccgatctcaatgatatcataatgtaccatccattatcacaaggattgtcctagctctatgatatcataatgtactattccattatcccaaggcttgtcctatctctatgatatcataatgtaccattccattatcccaaggcttgtcctatctctatgatgtcataatgtaccattccattattcCTAGGCTTGTTCTAGCTCTCTGATATCATAATTTACCATTCCATTATCCAACggcttgtcctagctctatgatgtcataatgtaccattccatcaTCACAAGGATTGTCAATCAAATTTCGTAGCGAACTTGATGTGACAGATTGTCTCGTTTGTAAAACACTAATATCTTATCAACTTATATTTTATATGAGATATGTGTTGATACGACATAAATAACTGTACATATATACTTCGTTTTAGAAGCTACGTTAATCACAAAATTCTGTTTAGAGTTCTGCGAATGTACATATTTTGATGAATTAAtgatatgattgattattgtttagTGATAAGATGTTCCAACTAACTGAACTTATATCTTTGGTATTTTGTAGTGGATAGTTAGTGTTTTGTACCATACAGATAAGTTTACTGTGATAAGTATAAACACACTGTGTTAAGTTTAATAATCTCGAAGAAGTAGTGGACTCGAAAACGATGTTATGGTTTACAAATCCTCTACTTTTAGATCTTTTCTAccctacatttgtacatgtattttttcaatACGTGATCAGATCTGTCATTTATACCTGActtaaataaataagtaaattcaAAGCAGCATACAAGTAAGGATATCAATTAGAGGGTAACTTATGCATTTAATTGAACGTTTATCAACTTACAGGTATTAGGGAAGCGTTTTGTTAATACACTGACCGACAGAGCAATCAACAATGTGTTAGTGAGTGCATCAATCACTTGTaactatataaacaaaatattgaccATTCGGGGCCATGCGATGCGTGACTGGGAATCAAGTACACATATTATGTCAATACCAAATCACAGGTGAATAACTCCTCTGGAGGTATAAAGTACACATAGCATACCATTACAAATCGCAGGTGAATACCTCATCTGAAGGTATAAAGTACACATATTATATCATTACCAAATTGCAGGTGAATACCTTTTCTGAAGGTTTATAGATCGTCACTCAGTATTAGATACTCATTCCGACCAGACAATTATTCAAGAGACTATTAGCAAAAATACCTCATCCGTGGTGATACTTAAAAAACTTAGTAATACTTTGTTTAGTTAAGATTCATAAACAAATCCGCTTATTCTAAATGGTGTTCTGTCATAAATTGAAGACAAAATAGTTTGATGGATGTCTACTATCgtataataattaatatttttgcTAATAGTCTCTGTGCATGGTGTGAGAATCATCAGTTCAATGACCAGTTCTTCTTTGTTGATATGATTTATAGTATTCCTGTTAATCTGATACCGTTTTGGAGAAACTGTGATCATCATCACAGGTTTTTACGTGAATTTTATGAActcgtttggttttttttggtgtttttttgttgGCATTGTATTGTCATTTCTTACCACTTAACAGTAGTGCATGCCCCTTAGTATATCCAACCTCTTTTTGCGGTCAATTCGGAAAACGCTTCAGAGGGCCTAGTACgcgatgattttttttattttaatgttaagtTCACTGTTGACTTTCAATCATTTTGGTCCAACCATAACAGTGTTCTTATACAGTCTTTTAAATCAGTTGACTCTATAACCGACCAGTTATTCATGTTGATGTCaacataataaacaaaaatataaaaaaacaagttttaGCGTCTGAATAACCCCCATAttcataattgaaaaataaacaggGACGAAAATCTACATGTTCTTAAAATAATTTCTCACTGCATCAAATAGAATTCAATAACAGCAGtaggttataaataataaaatggtAGGTTGCGTTAGATTTCATCAACACTTTCGAACTTAATCATGaacatatataaaatacataGCGTGTTACATAAATACACACATGAGTGACGCTAAAAGAATCATTCGTCATGTTGTATCAAGTTATAATAGTGCCATGTAACGACTTGTTAGGAAGAGTTCATACGTCGGAACTATAAGCAAATGTATTTACTTTGCTTGGTTCAAGAAACAAAACATAACGAATGTACAATTGTATTATTCAAATCTTAACAAAAACAGAACAATTTCCATTGAAATCCATAATAGATCTTATAAGTAAACTTATACTCATGTCGAAGGTCCTCATGTtgttattatttaattaattacaatatTTCCTCATTTTAGCTTTGCTACCTATAACGAGTAAGTACTTAGAACACAagattaaataaatcatttaattaaaataaaaattaaatatgaccTCGTCACAGCTGATATTATATACGATAATGGAGATGAAGTTCTCTTTTACATACAATCATATCGAACATATTGACGATATAACTGATGTGGCAAAATTGAACAACGTCAGTCAAACTCCAAAACCCTAACCCCATTCCTTTAGGGAATGGTCTCTATCAGTATACTTGACATTTGTGTTGTAAGAACTGAACAAATACATGTTATGATATATTTTACATATCACGTGACTGTTTTCTTTCAAGCAAAACATATCACGTGAACCTTCACTTTGACAGCCTTAAAGTGGTCAGAGATATTTAAACTACATTTAAATAGTATACACCACAACATTCACAAATGGTCGACGAAGATGATATAAAACATGTGaaagataaataatttgaattaaattaGCAAAACATTGGTGTTATTTCCTCTATCTTTCAGGTATATGGCCCATATACATGGTGTAAAATAACACTAGACAACGCAGACACagagaagaacaaaaatattgataaagatGAATAATCTAAAAAAACGCTTGATTTTTTCTTTGTTATTTGGATATTGACTTATGTATACCTGTGATTggtttattttacatattattttttttcgtattgtgttttatttattttagttattTACATGCAACATATTTACCTACATCAGCAAATGGACAATGTAAAGATGTTATTATGAATTTCGGATATTCAATACGACATTTCATCTACCAATCCAAAACTAAACACAGTTTATATGCAAtaaatcaagcactgtatgatttGATTTAGAATGAGCTGTGCACAACTCatcaaacattttcatttaatatgtAACGAATTAAATCAATGCAACGAACCTTCTTAAACTGTCTTTTGAATGTTACTCATGTATTATATTGGCTTAAAACCTATAATCCTCTTAGTATAAACAAAGGAGGGACAAAAGATATCAGAgcgatagtcaaactcatagatttaaaataaactgacaacgccatggctaaaaaaaaataaaagacatacagacaaataatagtacggaagacaaaacataaaaaaaataaagactaagcaggacaaaccccaccaaaaactggggttgtATTCGGGTGTcttagaagggtaagcagatcctgctccacatgttgcacccgtcgtggtgcttatgttattacaaatccggtaaaaagtcttgTTTGGTAATTCACACTCTGtggaacggttattccataacggtcgaccaactcgtgatagcgtccgtaaatttacgaagggattatttcaatttcaatagcttccttgtgtaCAGCAATCCTccatcaaggaaatcatgataggaaatacaagcccgggaatatcgtatcaattgggaggtaAATTCTCCGTATGcaagcgctgctggaatgttgctacatagaaaagTAGTAAGATGCAAAGTGGATATTCCAAACTAATATGACAAAAGAACTCGACAATTCACAAATACAGCAAAAAATTTCTGTTTCGCAAACTCTAGATAGAAAATTGAAAACTGAGAATTAGTTAATCAAGGCAATGTGAATAATTGCAAAGTCTCACGATAGATATACAGATCGTTTCCCAAAGGACAAATTACGATATGACCCATTTTTGGTcttatattttctcatttttggaaagctacttttcatgttaaaatattccatgaggtttgaagtttgtttggatgaacttcaaaaccactaTTATTCGCAACTGGATGAGGTGAGGGGGTAAACTTTCTGTTATTATTCAagtattgtaattattattcatttttcaggTGTTCAGTAAAactattttttagtttttaagtgCCTGAACAAACGTGACCCAggatttttttaatgtcatgtgAACTGTTGTTGCTCATTTAATCGCCATACTTTCTCTGGGTTACGTAGGCACACGCTATTAGATTTcaagaaacaatttttaaaaaatcgttattttttGGCTCTTTTACCCCCCTCATCTCACCCATTTTCCaaaattaatggttttgaagttcaCCAAAAAAAACTTCAAACCTAAGAGAATATTTAATCgtaaaaagtacctttacaaaacaaaatttaaaaaataagaaaatagacaaaaatgtaaattcaaaacCAATAGATGGGTTAGATGTAAAACAATGTCAGAAAGACATATATAACTTTGAACAAAATGCTGCCAAAAAGAAATTGAGGAAAACGTTCAGGTTTGTTTTATGTTGGTGTGTTTTTGTTCTGTGGCATAGAATTTAATCAAAATGAAAGTAATTACCTGACTAACacaatttaaatgccaaatattTCTCGtaatgataacaaaataaatcataatttattaCAGCACTGCTGACCTAACTCCCTGTTCTTTGAGATATTTGTTATGCTTTACGTCAATAAATTACTCTAGACCATACCACGGCGTCAGTATTTTTTAGTGATGGGGAAGCTGATGCATCCAAACAGAATTTAATTTACTACATAACTGTGGATTTTTAGGCAAGTTAACTTATTTCCTTTTACTCTACAAAAAACCTTTATTGTTATGATATTTAATATCATAATACTGCTTTCTTCACAattcattattgaaaatatattaattgaacagacaaattaaaaaaaaaacattttttttttacttcaggtTTCCCGCTAGGTACGTGTTGGTAAATCTTGTGTGTtatgtataaataaactcatcatatataccaggactaaattttatgtGTAaaccagactcgcgtttcgtctacataagactcatcattgacgctccaatccaaaacagtaaaaaaattaaaaaaaaattaaaaaaaagtcaaataaagtacgaagttctAGAGCATTGAGatacaaaattcctaaaagtgttgccaaaaacagctaaggtaatatatgcctgagtgTTATGTATAATACATTGtgatgttttccttttaaaacattttttttattgtttattgaactTATGATACTTGAtaagactttttattaaaatattgatgtTCAGTGTAGCTTGAATTCGAAAGTGCTAACTATTTGAAGtcagatctgcttacccttcttaAACATTTACAGTGTCAACCTCTACAAGTTTTAAAACAAAGTAACCGAattatttatttcttatatttaatcatttaataATCATGATTTACatacagagggacagtcaaactgataaatcgaaaataatttgacaatgccatggctaaaaataaaaacgccaaacagacacacaatagtacacacgacacaacatagaaaactaaagaataagtaacatgaaccctaccaaaaataagaggtgatctcaggtgctacggaagggaaagcagatcctgttccCCACTTGGCTGccgttgctcatgttataacaaatccggtaaatagtctaattcgctaggtcacattcatgaaaggggaggGAAATGTAGTTACGACGtcaggaacatatctgatatcatatgtgaaacggtaattccacaacggtcaaccaacccgtgatggcgtccgtaaatttaacgaagggatgatttcaatataaaaaagaagatgcggtatgattgccaattagacaactatccacaaaagaccaaaatgacacagacattaacattaacaactataggtcaccgtacggccttcaacaatgatcaaaacctataccgtatagtcagctataaaaggccccaataagacaatgtaaaacaattcaaacgagaaaactaacggccttatttaagttaaaaaaaaataataaaaaaacaatgagagttcaccatttggaactcttgttttaatatcttctttttaaGCAGTAACCATCATGAAAGGAAATACAAGAACGGGCATATTGTATCCATTGGGGGACATAtttcccgtatgcaggtgctgctgtgatgttgctacttagaaatggaaagttcacaatttgaaagctaAACTAATCTCTTTTGtagtaaagttttttttcaacctaccctcattgtcaatttccaaATGTAAGTCAAGCTATGAGGCCGAAACACtctatctgttgtatcctttatctctagttcggtGACCGTTAGCTACAAGTTATTGTATCATATTGTCTCTTGTAGAAggttgtctaattgacaatcataccaaatctttttttttcacatttattttgtaatatcatCTACACATATTCCAGTTATCATGGTATAATTCAATACAatagtttgtgttgtttatttaaattatgattaCGGAGTCAAGAATGCAGGTCAATACCTAATGTCATTTACATAACTGTACACTAGCTATGTATAGTCAATGAATTCTTTATCTTACATGTTCAAATGATATTCACGTTATAATCTAAATTTAATGTTTCACAGTTTATCACTAAATACACAACATACATAGATAACCGTTATTGATTCAAATGTAGAACGTTGAAATCAATGGTTATATACCTTACCTGTGTAGTATACATTGCGGACGATACGTGACAAAATGGCGCAGGCAGCCTCAAAAACATGTGAGATATGTATAAGTGCTACAGGATCCCAATACTGTTTGGAGTGTGAACAATActtttgtgaaaattgtaaaactttTCATAGCAGGCAGAAAATATCAAAAACTCACCAGTTCCAGTCTTCCTCAGATGTGATCCCGGAAGGTAAATCGAAATGTAAGGACCACAATGAAGACTTCAGTTTTGTATGCAAAACATGTAACGTAGTAGTGTGCAGTAGTTGTGTAACTGGCAGTCACACAGGGCATGCTTTTTCCAAGCTTATGGACAGCATACAACAGCTGAAGGAGAAGAATACAACAAACCTAAGTAGAAAAATACAAGAGTCAACACAAAACATGAAGCAGATAGACGAAAGTATAAAGGAATTTGATGTTAAGGTGGAAGAAGTAGTTAAAGCTATCACAAAAGAAGGTACAAAGATCAAGGCTATGGTTGACAAATGTGTCGCAGAGATGATTTCATCGGTCAATGACCAATCTAGGAGAGAAAAGGACAGATTAACAAAGATCATGGCAGATACTAGAATGGAGTTGGAGACAGTAAGCGATTTAGACAAGCAGATTTATAAACTCGACAAGATGAGAAACGATGGTAATTTGTTAAAGTCTTTACAGAAACTTTCAGATGACATTGCAAAGCTGACGATAAAGCCAATTCCCGAGTTTTCGAACATAAAGTACACTGCTAAGTCTGCAACAGATAACGACGTTAAACAGCTGTTTGGTAACTACATAATCAGGTAATTCTACTTAAAATGACTGAGCATTTTTGTGGTCGTAATACATGCTttaatattaatgtttttttgcGAAATCAAAATTATGTTGCATTCTAAAATATCAACTTATGTCTGAAAAAGATATGACAGGCGAAGGAGAGATAATTcatgaaatacaaatatatgttcattacaaatgtattgtttaatattatGGAATTACTATGTGCTCCAGTAGATAAATATTGTGGTCTATGGTAGTGTATATTTTAAGTTGTATTGATACATGTGCATATTTTAAGTTGTGCATGTACAAATCTCTACAAATCGTAAACGAATGTAGAAATGCAAAAATACTTGCTTTCAAACTAGTACAGATATAAATGTTTTTCCCgttatttaaatatgtttttcaaaGTTCATGCATTTTATGTAATATtataatagaaataaatacaatagaAGTATACCGCTTtacaatagtcataaatcgattaaactGGAAAAAATCCGaacaaaactgagggaaatacaCATTAATTACAAGTGGAAAGCAACAGACCAATATTAACACTGTACTGCTACAAAACCAAGCGCCAACATACACAGATAATGACTATGTGTTAACAGGTGTTATACTCCTGACACTTGACagaacattttgagaaaaaatataaaaatttcagtttttcttTTATCAGTGAAATGCGTACACAACAAAACATGAACAGAGAAAGAGAATTGCCTTCACCAAAGAGGTAgggaaatatatttgtatattatacagtttttaaaGTTACGTATTTGACAATGTAAACTTGTTATCAAATGTTTGAGTGAATTACACATTATTTTCTTGCATACTTCACCATTTGACGTTGCAAGGGTCTgattaaatttgtattaaatattgtgTACACCAGTTTACCGTTTAATATTATTTTCGATAAATCAATTAGAATGTCTCTCTGGTTTATGTCTCTCCTCTTTTTTCCACTACGTACGTTAGAACACACTGGCTCGATCACGATTGCATTTAAGTTTATAAATCTTCTTATGATATGCAAAAGCATAAAAGAAGCATCAATTATTTTCAATAGTGTTTAGATTTTGTTGCAATTAATTTTCGTTAAAATGTCCTTGCTTGTCTTGTTGAAGTATTTAGAAACTCTTTAAACTTATACGATATAAGCAAAATATAAAAGTCATTCATCACTATTATCTGGACTATTGAGGCACGTATAATCAAAGTCATACTGTTTTGTTATGTGTAATTTATCCTTCTGTAAATAGTCTTTGTATGTCGTATCTTTCCTCATATGGAATTGTTCTCTTTGAATGATATTCTCACCTCATATTATCAATTGACAAAGTTATTCGCAATCGACTGTCAATGAAGAGTTAAACCACTCAGCATTCACATTCACATTCACAATCGACTGTAG
Encoded here:
- the LOC139496362 gene encoding E3 ubiquitin-protein ligase TRIM71-like isoform X1 codes for the protein MAQAASKTCEICISATGSQYCLECEQYFCENCKTFHSRQKISKTHQFQSSSDVIPEGKSKCKDHNEDFSFVCKTCNVVVCSSCVTGSHTGHAFSKLMDSIQQLKEKNTTNLSRKIQESTQNMKQIDESIKEFDVKVEEVVKAITKEGTKIKAMVDKCVAEMISSVNDQSRREKDRLTKIMADTRMELETVSDLDKQIYKLDKMRNDGNLLKSLQKLSDDIAKLTIKPIPEFSNIKYTAKSATDNDVKQLFGNYIISEMRTQQNMNRERELPSPKSDYKQEVNKKTKERGRHLYRCSKCR